ggtggtggtggaagtgGTGGAATTGGCTATCCATACCCCCGTGGCCCTGTTTTTCCTGGCCGAGGTGGTTACTCAAACAGAGGGAATTACAACAGAGGTGGAATGCCCAACAGAGGGAACTATAACCAGGTAATGGCTCCAAGAGGTGCTGACATCTATAATTTGGTGTAGAACATTGACATAATTTCAATGGTGGCGTTGAAATAATTGCAAaacaatttattgatttttgaattTCAGATATACTAACAGTAACAACAATGAGCATGGGTGGGGCCTTATATGGGGTTTCTAAATGCCCCTTAAAATTGTCTAACTTTTGTTTCAGAGTTCTTTGTTTacagattttttctttctttcatagaaCTTCAGAGGACGAGGAAACAATCGTGGCTACAAAAACCAATCTCAGGGCTATAACCAGTGGCAGCAGGGTGTAAGTAGTTTCTTAAGTGATTAATAAATTATAGTGTTTTTATGTTTACAAGAATCAGGTGGAAGTGTTCTATATACATTAGTAGGACAAGTTGTCTATTGTTACCGTGTTATAAATTATAACCATGGTTAGGCTGGAGTTTAACAGTTTTTTTAGATAAagtaatatttattacatatggttttattatttggctttttaaaatagttttaattacaTAAACTAACCCAagtcttgtgtttctttttataatgTGTATTGGTAAATAATATGGGTAATTGGTAAATTAAAACTTAAGTCTCTGGTCTTATGTAGAAATTAAGTGTGACAAGTATAAATTTGTTTTCAGCAATTACTCTGAATTAGATCATTGTCATTTCCTAAAAGCAATTTGAGTGGCTtattgatgtttttttctttaaaaacaaaattttctcttACAGCAATTCTGGGgtcagaagccatggagtcagcATTATCACCAAGGATATTATTGAATACCCAAATAAAACGAACTGATACATATTTCTCCAAAACCTTCACAAGAAGTCGACTGTTTTCTTTAGTAGGCTAACTTTTTAAACATTCCACAAGAGGAAGTGCCTGCGGGTTCCTTTTTTAGAAGCTTtgtgggttgatttttttttcttttcttttttgtacatttttaattgcAGTTTTAAAGTGATTCGTAAGAGAACCTCAGCATTGTGCACGATAAGAGAATGTGTCAGTATTTCAGGGTTCTACATTTTATCTGtaaaatgtgacttttttttatcacaacaaaagTAAAATGTTGCTTTGTACCTGGTGTCTTTTATTAAGCATTTACTCCCCCATTTCTCACAGAGAATAACAGTCGGGAGTCATTGTCACAATAAAATAGCAATGTTAGCAACCAGATTCATGGAAGGACTAAGTGTCCTCATGAATTGCACAAGATTCTGTACTGCTCATGATACACTCCATCCTCTCTGTGAACTGGTGGGTAATAGTGAAAGAGATTTCTGACAAACCGGGAaggctattctttttttctattcaacAACGGAATTTGGAACAATTGGGAATGAAGATAAAATTTGGAACCAAGATTTGAGAAGATGGAGTGTATGTAGAagggcttttaaaaatgtaaacttgGTTGCATTATATGTGGAGGCTCAAACTTGTGAAGGTTAAATACCATAAATTTTTCCATTTGTTCTGCATTTTGATTCTGAAAAGAAAGCTGGCTTTGCccatttcttattaaaaaaaaacttgttgtAAATCCAGTTGTCTAATGGGATCTATATGAAGTTAGCTATGTCTGTATGCCCTTCTCCCACAAAATACTGTATAACTAGTGTGCTTGTAGTAGTTAACTCCACCATCTTTGTAAGCTAATGAAATTGTGAGTCACCCATTTATATCTTTTAATCATGTCAGTTCTCGAATGGGTATCTCCTTAGCctgctgatttctttttctttctaaagaaagtgGGTGGAGAAATTAATTTAGACGTTTGTTTGCAATAAAAGAATTCATTTTACTCTTGTTTGGGATTCTCGCCATCAAGGTTCAAAATCCCTTATACTACAGCTCCCAAGAGGAGAAATTAAGTGTGTGCTCTCTGGACAGCTTATTCTTTTACTTTGTACTTTGGAACATTTaggttttaaaaacttaaatgtaCACTGACAATTTACAAATATAAAGCTGATTTCTTCCCCTCCCTGCAAGACGACTTATAACATTTATGAGGGGCAAAGGTACTGGCTGGGAGAAGTTAATGCTCAGTTGATCATGTTTACAAAATGCAAATGGCTGTCCTCACctgattatatacatatatgatacatGAAACGTTGGGAACAGATGCTTTTAGAAGCCATCATGCAAGCCAGTCATTTGATTTCACTACTACACAATGCTGCTAACTTAACTAGCTATATGATAACATTAGATCCCCAAATTGTAATTTTATTGGGTTTGCACAGAACACTTAAATCTTCTAAAGGAGCCTCACTATGAAGTGAGGAATCAGGAGTCAAACTGTAGAACTAAAATTAGAATTTTAGTCTAGCATGCCAGTGTTTTTAGCCTGCTTCTGGTAAGTTCAGGTTTCCTGTATTGGTTGCTATGGAATTTTGTTTAGGTATTTTAAatcatgtttggtttttttttttaatgtgcgtTTTGTTATACTTTGCTCCTGGAAGTTGCTGCAAGCTAGTTAGATGAAACAGGTGGCCATAGAAATAATTGACACTAAAAGGTCTTGTTTGGCATTTGGTTTCAGCAGTAAATTAACTTACTGCTAGTAAAGTAATCCCTTATGTGAGTAACTGCTGTATAGATAAATTTTTAGGACTATACTCCTAACCTGGGGAACAATTCAAACTTTAATTCAATCAGTAATGATCCCAGTATTTTAGTTTGTACCATTCAAGTCTTGTGTAGACCTACAGACTCCAGGAACAGGAGAACAAAGGTCAACTGATGAAGTAGGGCATGATGTGTGTATATggcacaaaaaatagggaaaaattaaaatgctttcaaaGGGAGTGAGCTACACTAATAATTGCATCTATGCTTAAATTCTCTTTGATTTAATAAAAGCAAATGCATTCAAAAGCAGATCTGAAGGAAAAAATTGACTTAAGCCCAGTGGTGAGCAAAATTGAAATACTAGTTTGAAATAAGTTGTTGATTAGaagaaaacaggttttttttttgttgttcaagaCATGCTTTCGATCAAGCTGAGCATGGTATCACAGACTCATCTACAGAGGGGCAGAAGAACTACAAGCATGGGCTACATATTTCGTAGTGAGGACCCTTTAatgttcttcccttcccccagtaaCAAGTACTCTTTGAAGAAACAATTAAATCCAATGCCTGCTGAGTAAAAGCTGGGGAAACGGCCTTTGTAGATCAGTGGCAGAGAATTTGCTTAGCAATACTTATTGCCTTTAATGGAATTTGTCAACTGGTACTTAGGAAAATCATGTAGATTAATAACGAAGTGTAAAAGTATATAAGAACAAACTGGCGTAGTCTCAGAAGGACTGCAGTACATATTGAGGGCCTTGACTAAGAAGGCTTATACCTCTTTAGcgtaaaaacaatttttagatttattatagaaaaaagccactattttttaaatttggttagATCATGTTTGGTATTTAATGATTTCCTGTTAATGGAAATAGACTTTTTTAGACGCTTGCTCATTAATGTAACTACAAGTCTAATAGACTATCCTGCCCAAAAATACTAATACCTTCTTAGGTAGTATACAGTTGGTGTAAAAGCCTAGTTGTATGTACATcagtgaatatttttttaatgtagaataAGCTTTAAAGTCCTAATTTTTTATATgaatgtaatattttttattaaaacgaACAGAATTTATAGCAGATTGCACTCCAGTATTCATTCAGTTTCCCCCAGAAAGATAAGAACAATGTTAATTGGTAAAATTCATGagatttaagtttttttctttattaaacatttttggACTTGGGTATCAGAAGTAACATTTGAAAACTGCTAAATTGTAACTTAAAATAGTTGAGCCAAGATGTAGTTATTGATACCTATCCATTGAGGGCATAGTTAGGCCAAGGTTACTTGAAAGGACTTAGAATAAACCACAAATCTTGGAATAATTACCTTCATGGCTTGTTGCCTAAAACACTTACTAGCTCTCCCTGGAGAGCACAGCCAGTTAGTGCTTTAGAGTTTTTAGTccctagattttatttttgtttttatttggtatgGGTACATGCTTGTAAGAGGCAAGTATTCAAAGAAGTTTGGCTAACTCATTTGGACTGGCCTTTGTCTCTCGTTCATTAATATCCTTATCATTAACCTTTTTCCCTCCAAGCCCTTGGAAGTGATTTTTATAGTGCTGATTGAAGGCGTATGCACCCTTTGAGTATTGGTGTAGAATAGTGGTTAAAACCAGAGTTCTTCCAAGTATGTATGCTAGTTTCATTGTTAAACACAAGAGTCAGTCTCATGCCAAACTGGGTTCAAAGTAAGAACTTGGCTAGGAATAATCTCTTTCCCCTTTGAGTAAAAGTATTTAGAAAATGAACTATCTTAAATTTATAATTACAAACCCTATGCCAGTGGACTAATGGGTGTTGAAGAAAAGTGATGGGCCGGTAACTGTAGTCATCTATCAGTACAATCTTGAAATGTCTGTATGCCAAAATTAGCAAGAGAAGGAAGTCGATGGGGGAAGGTTTATTTGAACACAACTGAGCCCTCCATATAGGGAGATTACTGTATTCTGAGTCATTAATGTCAGTTTAGGATACTGTTTATTCTGAACAGCCATCCTCTAGAAAGGTTGCAAGCATTTCTCTGGGACAATTGAACACCTTGTGTGGCAGTGACATAATGCCACGTTCAACTTGTGTAAGTTAATTTCTGGAGTTTGCTTGGGTTTGAGTGAGCTAACAACACTGAATTGTTCACCTGCTTTCCTTAAACCATCCCATTGGGTGAAACTAGAAAATAGTTTACCCACTAGAAGGAAATCTTACACATGGAGGACACCTAAAAGTTACTGACCAAAAATTGGTGTGAATTCTAATTATTAAAAGCATACATAGATAAAAATAGATAGTTTGTCAACAAAGTATCTAGCCAGTTGAGATGGGGAAGAATCATGGACAAGTGACAAGAATAGAGTTCCAGCATACTTCATTTTCTTGTAGCTTAGTAATAAAAGCAATGTGTTGATTTAAATTTCATCTCCTTTTTCTTAGTCTGTCCATGTGACTGTGCTGTGTTGAAGAGTAAAAGGGGCCCAACTAAATGTGTTCCAGTGATTCTAATAGGTATTCAAATTAATTGCTGCTTGTATATTAACCAGTTATGCTAGGTTTTCAGGATCACCTTACACAAAGCTATTGCAACCAAGGATGGGACAATTTCTAAGCTTTCctaattttgcctttttttcagaAGTGAAGTGTTTGGCAATTGACAACTATTTCATAGGTTTGCAGGAATACGTCTTTAAAAAGACTCGACCCAAGTTTTAAGACATTACCCTCAGGCCTATTTATTGCCAAACAGCGACCTTTAGGTTATTTTCTGACCTAGattaccaatttttttttctgctctgacACTAATAACAGCCTTAGAAAATTTGGGAAATAGGCTGTGTGGGCTTTTTGGAGTAATGAGGTGATACATTGAAGTCTAAGATGAGAAATAAGCTGAAACTTAGAAGATGCTAAAAGTTAATGGGAAAGTGTGGTGTGGACTCTGCGCCATCCCTGGGGCATTTACTATAATAAACATAAGACACAGTGTCACCTAGACATTTCAGCGCTGCTGTGGGTTTGTATAGTGAAAATAATAGCTGTACCCTTAAAAGGCAACTCAACAACTTTCAGTGAATACTGTTAGGGGGAAAAGGTACAGAAAAACTTAAGTAGGCTTTAAGTTTGTCTGGCAATGCAGATTTTCACATCATGGTATAGAAGCTTTACGCAAACATCTTTATAGTGCATGCAGATTGATCTCCCAGTGCTGTCCATAAACAAGTGGTTTAGAGATTCAAGTACTTGAGTTCCCTTGTTCTACACTAAAAGTGAACATTGAAATATTTGTCTAACCAGGTGTTAGTCTTAACATCTTTGTCAATATCTTCATTTGAAACTGGGTGTAGTAAATACAGTTGAAACTCAATTTCAGCCACATGTGCTTATCCAGTAGTTGGGCAGCCAAGACAGGATTATATATATAACTTTGAATCTAGTAGTGCTTACACTTAACTGTAAACTGTAACACATTGAAAAGTTTCTCTAATTTTTTCTTGTTACATCAGCTTTGCTTTCtcaaaaagttgaaaatatttaaagttggACTTATAAGATGTATAAAAATACCAGTATTTGGGTGGTAGTAATGGATACTGGCTATTATATAAACCTGATAATTACTAGACCATTAAGCTGCTTCAAAATTGATTATAGAGGACCGTTATAAGTCAGAATTATagaaattgtttaattttcctacTTACTAAGGTCTGCGTACCCAAAGAATAGTGTATATTAACATGACTTTTAAAGGGGTGCTTTGACACCTGTCACAGATTTTTATCTAGGAATAGAAGGATTCAAACCCTATTTGATCCTTAGCTCTTTGCTGAAAAGTGCATAAACAGGAATCCTGAATTTATTATATAGACCTCCGCATTATATAATCGAAGCAAAGGGAAACCATCGATGGAGTTAGAGGTACGTAGACTAAAAAGATGCTTGCAAATCAAATACTGGTTTTAGCATAGTTGAGATTTATTGTTGCAAATTCAGTCCACAAGTCCAGAAAAAGCTGTTCTATTGAATTTCCCTGAGGTCCTTTTACTGAGATGGAGAAGCAAGGAATTAAAGAGGGAGGGtttaagggaggagggaaaggaatacAGCCTAGGATGTTAGATAAAACTACCAAAAGAAACTTCCAACACCACTAACACTACAATTCTATTTTAATCAGCTATTTTAGCTGGTACCTACTGCCTTATCACCTAGTATGAAATTCGGGATTATCGGAACCATGAAGGAAGCAATGTGCACAAGAAGGCGTTGAAGGTAGGTTGAGCTTAAAATCTGCAATATAATTTTGGGTTAGGGTGGACATGATATCTTAGACCCTACCTAGTAAATACATAGCACTGTAACTCAAAATTAGGCCTGACCTTTTGGGAACCTACATGTGGTGTGGCTCGATGCAAAATCACCTACTAAAGGCACATCCAGTTtctgagggaaatggaaggttAGCAAAGGTTTCTGGCAAGCTTGGAGATTCTGGTGTGCAGGAGGTTCAGTGTCAATTGGGTTGGGATGACAGTAGGTTGAATTCAGCTGGTCTGTAATAATtatacctgtaataccagcattgGGGTGCTTGCAGTGAGAGGAGTACAAGACTAAAAACATTAGTGTTTGCAGAAATAATAGAAAGCATTCCAGGGAAGCCAAGAAAACTTAAATGCTTTGTGGCTCTTTTTATTCAGTTGTGCTGCTATGAAACTGAACTTTGTAAGTAGTGAAGAAGATACTGGAAATGTTACTGGCCAAGAAAGGTTTCTCTTTCACGGTAAGATAATAATTGCAGTATGATAAAGCTAGAACTTAAATCAACAACCCTGTTAGGTTCAATCTGAGAGCCTAAGAACACTCACTGCACAGCTTGTTAGAATAATAGGTTGGCCATTTCACCATTGACAAATACTGCAAATTCTCTTTTATCAGTGGCTAAGTCCTGAGGTGGTTACCGGCTGGAAACTtagtaaatatatgtgtgtgtaaaaaccaTCATTGACTGGGTAGTTATGCAAGTCTGTACCCCACCCTTTATGGTGATCAAAAGGAAAACAGTTTTGTTGAAGGATAGAGAACAGAATAATTTCAGATTGTCCTTTGGGTCATCCTGACAGCAATAGGACCAGTAATGGATATCCTTGTTGAAGTGTAGTTTTTCCTTCAGTCTGGTTTAGTGCATTCAACACATAGGAAGGTTTCATACTCCTGTGTTTTTTGAATGAGAATTGTGCAGTGTATAACAAGCATACTGTACTGGCTTCCAAGACCAGAAAGGTTTTCATGTAAGTGACACAATACATACAATTCACACACAATGAGCATTTTTATTGTACACAGTATATACATTTGTGGTGTTCCAGAGGAGTAAGTAGTTCACTTTGGGTTCTTTATGCTCATGGTTGCTCAGCTGTTGCTACTGCTCTTGAGTTTTCTTTCAGGATCAAGGTGGGTGCTTTcatataaaatcttatttttaattccttCTCTGGCGATTCTCTCCTGGATTCTCTGCTTAGCAAAATTATACCTACAATGCAACcttagagaaaatattaaaaaaatattagtttcTATATGACCCAAGGGCTTTTAATTTCACACAGATTTTCAAAATGACTACTCCCCAATATATTTAAGGTGTTAAAATGATTGTATCTGTTGTAGAATGTGTATACTGTAGGAATCCCTTGGGTTCCGTTTGGCTCActatttaaatcattttcatattttaatggaATTCTCTGCCGTTCATCTGTTCAAATATACAATGAATGCATTGCCATAGTCTTAGGAcagattttgatttaaaaaaaaatccttatctgAGTGTTGtggctttaatctcagtagcACTCAGGAGAGGAGGCCACAGGGGTCAGCCTAGTACTGCTACAGTGGGGGTCAGCCAGGACAAAAACCCCTCCCACGATGGTTtgtgaaggtggtggtggtggcggcatgcacacacctttaaacctagcacttgggggcagagttcaagaccagcttggtgcCAGGACACAAGAAATCTGAATTTTCTGGAATATCTAGCAAACATACCAGCATCCTAAAGTCACCAGGATAAATCCTCCTACTCCAACATCACAAGATCTCCTAATCCTACCTGTCAAAAACAAGTGAAGTAAATATAATTATGTTTGTAAAAAACGTTTTACCCCAGAAATGTTTAATGCTTAGGAGAAATACTCACTGGTCACCAAGAAATGTCCAAGTCCAGCCACAACTGATCCTAGTGAGCCATATAGAATAGATTCTCGTGCACATGGAATGTTCTCAACATCTAAAATTCCTAGGAGCTTAAAGGGCtaggataaaatgaaaaaaatcctagACTGAACAAGAAAATAGAGTTAAAGTACTACCATAAACATTACCACTTACTAGTTACAATAAGTGTGTCCTATCTAATTTGCCACTTTGGCAAATCAGTTTGAATATAGTGCCACTTAAAATTCACTGGGTGAACATAGTAATTGCAGGAGGAAATACTTCATATGGTCATTTTTGTATTTGAACAAATAGCTTTATACTTTGTCCAAGGACATCTGTTGCTCACATGGGGAATGGAATGGAAACAGACTTGACATTCTTAGACACTGGTAACTTGTGATTGCAATCCTAGCAATACAGAAACTTGTAGCAAAAAGGTTGCTACGAATAGAGATTGGTCTGAGCTCTAGGAGTAAAAGTCTCAAGAAGCAAGATTGCAACTTGGTAATGTAGTATGTGTGAAAGAAGCCACCTGTGTTGGGATTCCAGCACTGGAAGGAAAAACAGGTCTGGATAACTGAATGTCTTCTACGGTGCCATTTAATGCAACTAGAGGATTGCGTAAGAGATGGCACCTACAATGGAAGTGAATgggtgggggaaaggagagagcaaGTCAGGTCCTTTAAAGATGGAGGCAGAGCTGAACCTTGCCTATGTCTTACTGTTGGCTCAAGGATCTGCTTGAAGATAAAATGTGATTTTGATTCTCATTAAAGTAAAATTATGCTTTCTCAGATAATTGTCTCTGGCTTGTTTTTTGCTTGTATCACACACACCCAACTTATAAGTGTCTTCATCAATGTAGCAGACCTTGGTAGTTGTAACCTTTATGGGCTGGACTCACATAAATCAGCTCACATAAAATAGGTCATGGCATTCCTAAACTTTAGAGCCTGAACACCCTCACCCTGAGGAATCAGATGG
The sequence above is drawn from the Chionomys nivalis chromosome 5, mChiNiv1.1, whole genome shotgun sequence genome and encodes:
- the LOC130874592 gene encoding cytochrome c oxidase assembly protein COX20, mitochondrial is translated as MAAAREPQEPERKPFKLLGILDVENIPCARESILYGSLGSVVAGLGHFLVTSRIRRSCDVGVGGFILVTLGCWLHCRYNFAKQRIQERIAREGIKNKILYESTHLDPERKLKSSSNS